In Spinacia oleracea cultivar Varoflay chromosome 5, BTI_SOV_V1, whole genome shotgun sequence, a single window of DNA contains:
- the LOC130461793 gene encoding uncharacterized mitochondrial protein AtMg00810-like has protein sequence MKDLGELKYFLGIKVDRTQQGIFLSQYKYVLDPLRDFSALHLKPLKVSMQAHQNILKDSGEPLINLEIYQRLVGKLIYLTLTRPAITYTVHVFSQFMHSPTMVHYQATNRVLRYLLSSPRQGILLGVDNEAILSTYYDSDWVGCPVIRRFTTRFCVLLGQSPIS, from the coding sequence ATGAAAGATCTTGGTGAACTTAAGTACTTCTTGGGAATAAAAGTTGACAGAACTCAACAAGGCATATTCTTGTCCCAATACAAATATGTATTGGATCCGCTAAGGGACTTCAGTGCATTACATTTGAAGCCTCTGAAAGTATCAATGCAAGCTCACCAAAATATCTTGAAAGATTCTGGAGAACCTCTCATCAATCTAGAAATTTATCAGAGATTGGTTGGTAAGCTAATATATCTCACCTTGACAAGACCAGCTATTACATACACAGTGCATGTGTTCAGCCAATTCATGCATTCACCGACTATGGTTCATTATCAAGCAACAAATAGAGTTCTACGATACCTATTGTCTTCTCCAAGACAAGGAATACTTCTTGGTGTAGACAATGAAGCCATCCTTTCTACCTATTATGACAGTGATTGGGTTGGATGTCCAGTTATACGAAGATTTACtacaagattttgtgttctgCTTGGTCAATCTCCCATCTCTTAG
- the LOC110792450 gene encoding elongation factor Ts, mitochondrial isoform X2 has translation MALSGGAKRSIGIICSKVRSGHHRVLTMSVKGSCSQSIIDDVQSGSGFPGVFLRRYSAASSSDQMGLIKKLRERTSAPIKDVKSALVDCNWDIEAAQKELRRRGVYQASKKSSRKATEGLLALAQNDTKTAIIELNCETDFVARNDIFQYMALSLAKLALSAEGSSQQVAGAFPMTPEYLESLKLNLAHPKISGEMSAQEAVTELAAMMGENVKLRRSFAMSKTSPGIISTYLHSSPQSGLGRLGGVLSLQVEDPNADMAAIQRVGSELAMHVVANKPLFLSKDLVSSDALDNEREILRSQAEASGKPKIAIEKMVEGRLRKYFEEVVLMEQKYVMNDTVNVKTVLDNLSKEVGSPVRIESFLRLEVGEGIESSETSESESVA, from the exons ATGGCTCTTTCTGGGGGTGCAAAACGTTCAATTGGGATTATTTGTAGCAAAGTGCGTTCGGGACATCATCGAGTGTTGACCATGTCTGTCAAAGGAAGCTGTTCTCAGTCAATCATTGATGATGTTCAGTCTGGTAGTGGTTTTCCTGGGGTGTTTTTGAGGAGATATTCTGCTGCATCATCATCTGATCAGATGGGTCTTATTAAGAAGCTCAGAGAAAGAACAAGTGCTCCTATCAAGGATGTTAAATCAGCTCTAGTTGACTGCAATTGGGACATTG AGGCTGCACAGAAGGAGCTGAGGAGAAGAGGGGTTTACCAGGCATCAAAGAAGTCATCCCGAAAGGCTACTGAAGGTTTGCTTGCATTGGCTCAGAATGACACGAAAACTGCCATTATTGAGCTGAATTGTGAGACTGATTTTGTTGCAAGGAATGACATATTTCAATACATG GCTTTATCCCTAGCAAAGTTGGCGTTGTCAGCTGAGGGTTCTTCTCAGCAAGTAGCTGGAGCCTTTCCAATGACACCTGAGTATTTAGAG AGCTTGAAGCTGAATTTGGCCCATCCGAAGATAAGTGGAGAGATGAGTGCGCAAGAGGCAGTCACTGAACTGGCAGCTATGATGGGAGAGAACGTTAAACTAAGGAGGAGTTTTGCAATGTCAAAAACTTCGCCTGGTATCATTTCTACATACCTTCATTCAAGTCCCCAATCAG GCTTGGGTCGTTTAGGTGGAGTTCTATCTTTACAAGTGGAGGATCCAAATGCTGACATGGCTGCCATACAGCGTGTCGGATCAGAATTGGCTATGCATGTGGTAGCAAACAAACCATTATTTCTCTCAAAGGATCTTGTTTCTTCAGATGCTTTAGATAATGAACGGGAAATTCTCAGATCTCAG GCAGAAGCATCTGGGAAGCCTAAGATAGCCATAGAGAAGATGGTAGAAGGACGTTTAAGGAAATACTTCGAAGAAGTGGTTCTGATGGAGCAAAAGTATGTTATGAATGATACAGTAAATGTGAAG ACAGTATTGGACAATCTGAGCAAGGAAGTTGGGTCCCCTGTAAGGATTGAGAGCTTTTTGAGGTTGGAAGTGGGAGAAGGAATTGAGAG TTCAGAGACAAGTGAATCAGAATCAGTGGCTTAG
- the LOC110792450 gene encoding elongation factor Ts, mitochondrial isoform X1, with the protein MALSGGAKRSIGIICSKVRSGHHRVLTMSVKGSCSQSIIDDVQSGSGFPGVFLRRYSAASSSDQMGLIKKLRERTSAPIKDVKSALVDCNWDIEAAQKELRRRGVYQASKKSSRKATEGLLALAQNDTKTAIIELNCETDFVARNDIFQYMALSLAKLALSAEGSSQQVAGAFPMTPEYLESLKLNLAHPKISGEMSAQEAVTELAAMMGENVKLRRSFAMSKTSPGIISTYLHSSPQSGLGRLGGVLSLQVEDPNADMAAIQRVGSELAMHVVANKPLFLSKDLVSSDALDNEREILRSQAEASGKPKIAIEKMVEGRLRKYFEEVVLMEQKYVMNDTVNVKTVLDNLSKEVGSPVRIESFLRLEVGEGIERALSPCESIIAEVG; encoded by the exons ATGGCTCTTTCTGGGGGTGCAAAACGTTCAATTGGGATTATTTGTAGCAAAGTGCGTTCGGGACATCATCGAGTGTTGACCATGTCTGTCAAAGGAAGCTGTTCTCAGTCAATCATTGATGATGTTCAGTCTGGTAGTGGTTTTCCTGGGGTGTTTTTGAGGAGATATTCTGCTGCATCATCATCTGATCAGATGGGTCTTATTAAGAAGCTCAGAGAAAGAACAAGTGCTCCTATCAAGGATGTTAAATCAGCTCTAGTTGACTGCAATTGGGACATTG AGGCTGCACAGAAGGAGCTGAGGAGAAGAGGGGTTTACCAGGCATCAAAGAAGTCATCCCGAAAGGCTACTGAAGGTTTGCTTGCATTGGCTCAGAATGACACGAAAACTGCCATTATTGAGCTGAATTGTGAGACTGATTTTGTTGCAAGGAATGACATATTTCAATACATG GCTTTATCCCTAGCAAAGTTGGCGTTGTCAGCTGAGGGTTCTTCTCAGCAAGTAGCTGGAGCCTTTCCAATGACACCTGAGTATTTAGAG AGCTTGAAGCTGAATTTGGCCCATCCGAAGATAAGTGGAGAGATGAGTGCGCAAGAGGCAGTCACTGAACTGGCAGCTATGATGGGAGAGAACGTTAAACTAAGGAGGAGTTTTGCAATGTCAAAAACTTCGCCTGGTATCATTTCTACATACCTTCATTCAAGTCCCCAATCAG GCTTGGGTCGTTTAGGTGGAGTTCTATCTTTACAAGTGGAGGATCCAAATGCTGACATGGCTGCCATACAGCGTGTCGGATCAGAATTGGCTATGCATGTGGTAGCAAACAAACCATTATTTCTCTCAAAGGATCTTGTTTCTTCAGATGCTTTAGATAATGAACGGGAAATTCTCAGATCTCAG GCAGAAGCATCTGGGAAGCCTAAGATAGCCATAGAGAAGATGGTAGAAGGACGTTTAAGGAAATACTTCGAAGAAGTGGTTCTGATGGAGCAAAAGTATGTTATGAATGATACAGTAAATGTGAAG ACAGTATTGGACAATCTGAGCAAGGAAGTTGGGTCCCCTGTAAGGATTGAGAGCTTTTTGAGGTTGGAAGTGGGAGAAGGAATTGAGAG GGCATTGAGCCCGTGTGAGAGCATTATTGCTGAAGTAGGATAG
- the LOC110792451 gene encoding photosystem I chlorophyll a/b-binding protein 3-1, chloroplastic, translated as MATQALVSSSLTSSVETARQILGARSGLAPSSLRKNSFVVRAASTPPVKQNANRPLWFASKQSLSYLDGSLPGDFGFDPLGLSDPEGTGGFIEPRWLAYGEIINGRYAMLGAVGAIAPEILGKAGLIPQETALPWFQTGVIPPAGTYNYWADPFTLFVFEMALMGFAEHRRLQDWYNPGSMGKQYFLGLEKGFAGSGEPAYPGGPIFNPLGFGKDEKSLKELKLKEVKNGRLAMLAILGYFIQGLVTGVGPYQNLLDHLADPVNNNILTSLKFH; from the exons ATGGCAACACAAGCTTTGGTTTCATCTTCCTTGACTTCATCAGTCGAAACTGCAAGACAGATTCTTGGTGCTAGGTCTGGACTTGCTCCTTCTTCTTTAAGGAAGAACTCGTTCGTCGTTAGAGCTGCCTCTACTCCACCTGTTAAG CAAAATGCAAACAGACCCCTTTGGTTTGCATCAAAGCAGAGCCTTTCATACTTGGATGGCAG TCTTCCAGGTGACTTTGGGTTCGACCCACTTGGACTCTCAGACCCAGAAGGCACCGGTGGGTTCATTGAACCAAGGTGGCTAGCCTATGGTGAGATCATCAACGGCCGATATGCTATGCTTGGAGCAGTTGGTGCTATCGCCCCAGAAATCCTTGGAAAGGCCGGTTTGATCCCACAAGAAACCGCCCTCCCGTGGTTCCAAACGGGAGTGATCCCACCGGCAGGCACCTACAACTACTGGGCTGACCCATTTACATTGTTCGTCTTTGAGATGGCACTTATGGGCTTTGCCGAGCACCGGAGATTACAGGACTGGTACAACCCCGGGTCCATGGGCAAGCAATACTTTTTGGGTCTAGAGAAGGGCTTTGCTGGATCCGGTGAGCCCGCATACCCAGGTGGACCAATCTTCAAcccattgggctttggaaagGACGAGAAGTCACTCAAGGAACTTAAGCTGAAGGAGGTGAAGAACGGAAGGCTGGCAATGTTGGCGATATTGGGTTACTTTATACAGGGTCTGGTTACTGGTGTTGGCCCATACCAAAACCTTCTTGACCACTTGGCTGACCCAGTCAACAACAACATCTTGACTAGTCTCAAGTTCCACTAA